The nucleotide window GCTCCGGTCAGGCCGCGCTGGTCGCGTGCCTCCTCGGGCCGCAGGACGCCGGCGTCGATCAGGGTCTTGTCGGTCTCGGCGCGGGTCTGGTCGTCGGCGCGCAGGAACGTCGCGGTGTCGAAGCGCGCTCGGTAGCCGCGCGGGGACACGTCGTTCATCGACAGGCGGTCCTCGATCGCGGTCATCAGCGGGCCGAGGGTGAAGTCGAGGAACTGGCGGCGGCGGTCCTGGATGTTCGCGTACGTCCGCGACGTCGTCGAGACCGACAGCTCCTCGGCGTCGATGCTCGTCAGCCGGGCGATCTCGGTGATCGCGAACTCCCGCGCCTGCGCCATCTGGAGCTGCTCGGGGTTGAAGGCGTTGGAGTGGTACGCCAGAGCCGCGGGGACGTACGCCGTCGAGCGGGTCTTGCGAGCCGTCGCCCACGCCTCCAGGAGGTCGGTGATGTCCTCGTCCTCGGCCGGGTCAGCGCCCTCGGCCGGCGTGAAGTAGTCCATCGGCGGGACGCCCTCGGCCTGATTCAGCGCCGCCTGCTCGAGGCGGGTCATCGCGCGGATCGCACGGGCGCCGGCAACCAGCAGCGCGTCGTTCGGCGAGTCGAAGCGGATGAGCTGGTCATCGGGCAGGAACTGGAGGGCCATGCCGTTGCCGGTGCGGCTGTAGTAGACCCGGCTGTCCGGCTGCACCGTGACCGACGTCGGCTCCAAACGGATCACCTCGGCCGGCTTTCCGTGCCAGCCCGTGTGGGTGACGCGCCACCAGCAGCGGGACTCGAAGAGCAGGTCCTCGGCGAGGCGGGTCAGCGTGACCGAGCGCGGCGTGCCGGACTCGGGCTGGTCGAACAGCGACCACTCGGTCGCCCCGCCGTCCGGTCCGACGAGCTGGAGAGGCATCTGGCCGATCGCGCCGCAGATGAGATCGCGGGCGCGCTTCACGGCCGGGACCGCGACGGCCTCCGTCCGGGTCACCCGCTGGCCGGGCACGCCCCACGGATCCGGAGCCGTCAGCGTGCCGTACAGGACGC belongs to Mumia flava and includes:
- a CDS encoding phage portal protein — protein: MGVLSRIFFGGRDPLVEAAASQRVSGPRFSTVIDSGVLYGTLTAPDPWGVPGQRVTRTEAVAVPAVKRARDLICGAIGQMPLQLVGPDGGATEWSLFDQPESGTPRSVTLTRLAEDLLFESRCWWRVTHTGWHGKPAEVIRLEPTSVTVQPDSRVYYSRTGNGMALQFLPDDQLIRFDSPNDALLVAGARAIRAMTRLEQAALNQAEGVPPMDYFTPAEGADPAEDEDITDLLEAWATARKTRSTAYVPAALAYHSNAFNPEQLQMAQAREFAITEIARLTSIDAEELSVSTTSRTYANIQDRRRQFLDFTLGPLMTAIEDRLSMNDVSPRGYRARFDTATFLRADDQTRAETDKTLIDAGVLRPEEARDQRGLTGAAPERPTLPARTQEAADA